From a region of the Zingiber officinale cultivar Zhangliang chromosome 4B, Zo_v1.1, whole genome shotgun sequence genome:
- the LOC121977466 gene encoding ethylene-responsive transcription factor ERF026-like: MDDHYLHVPHSFVSSSPPRVRLQRQPTSANATTTRNMGILRSYRGVRQRNGKWVSEIREPGKSSRIWLGTFPTAEMAAVAYDVAAHALRGADAVLNFPDEISARPAPTSLSPAAIQSAAAEAAAAVLGRRVPEGVAGERYMDEEEMFDMPGLLVDMAEGMMMSPPRLNPNSATDDAPEMRDDESLWSYR, encoded by the coding sequence ATGGACGATCACTATCTGCACGTGCCGCATTCCTTCGTGTCGTCGTCCCCACCGAGAGTACGATTACAACGGCAGCCGACATCGGCCAATGCGACGACTACGCGCAATATGGGCATCCTCCGGAGTTACCGTGGCGTCCGGCAGAGGAACGGGAAGTGGGTTTCGGAGATACGGGAGCCGGGGAAGTCCAGCCGCATCTGGCTGGGAACGTTCCCGACAGCGGAGATGGCGGCGGTGGCGTATGATGTGGCAGCGCACGCGCTGCGCGGAGCTGATGCGGTGCTCAATTTCCCCGACGAGATATCGGCACGCCCCGCGCCAACTTCTTTGTCGCCTGCGGCAATACAGTCCGCGGCCGCCGAAGCTGCAGCGGCCGTCCTTGGGCGGAGGGTGCCGGAGGGCGTGGCAGGCGAGAGGTACATGGACGAGGAGGAGATGTTCGACATGCCTGGCCTGCTGGTGGACATGGCGGAGGGGATGATGATGTCCCCGCCGAGATTGAATCCGAACTCAGCGACTGACGACGCGCCGGAGATGCGCGACGATGAGAGCCTGTGGAGCTACCGATGA